Sequence from the Aliidongia dinghuensis genome:
ACGGCGGCACGGTCGGCGTCTGCACCGACATTACCGGCATCAAGGAGCACGAGACGCAGCTCAGGCTGAACGAGGATCAGCTGACGCAGACCATCAAGGCGCTCGAGGAGGCGCGCGTCCAGGCGCAACGCCAGGCCGACGACCTCGCGAAGCTCGCGGGCGACCTCGCCGCGGCGCGCGACAAGGCCGAGGTCGCGAACCGGGCGAAGAGCCAGTTCCTGGCGAACATGAGCCACGAGCTGCGCACGCCTTTGAACGCGGTCATCGGCTTTGCCGAACTTCTGAAGCTCGAGGTGTTCGGGCCGCTCAACGACAAGCAGCGCGAATATGTCGAGGATATCCGCGGCTCGGGCGCGCATCTGCTCGAGGTCATCAACGACGTGCTCGATCTCTCGAAGATCGAGGCCGGCCATGCGGAGCTGCGCGAGGACGCGGCGGATCTCGTCGAGCTGATCGACGGGCAGGTGGCGATCATGCGCCCGCGTGCGGCGCAGGGCGGCCTCACGATTCGGGCGATGTGCCAGCCCGACCTGCCGCCGTGCTGGATCGATACACTCAAGGTCCGGCAGATGGTGCTCAACCTGCTGTCGAACGCGGTCAAATTCACGTCCGAGGGCGGGGCGATCACGGTCGGCGCCGAGATCGAGCCGCCGGGCGGCGAGCGCGCGGGCTGGCTCAAGATCTGGGTCGCCGACACGGGCATCGGCATCGCGGCGGAGGATCTCGCCTATGTGCGCGACCCGTTCCGTCAGGTCGAGAATCACCTGTCGCGCAAATACGAGGGCTCGGGCCTGGGCCTCGCCATCACCGATGCGCAGATGCGGCTTCATGCCGGGCTGCTCGATATCGAGAGCGAGCTCGGCGAAGGCACGACGGTGACCCTGTGGTTCCCGGCGACGCGTGTGCTTGACCGGACGGCGGCCAGGCCTGGAGTCTCGGCTTCCGGAGTCGCCGCCCCCGGAATCTCAGCCAACGCTTAAGCCTTCCGCGGTATGGTGGATGGAGAGCTTCCCTAGGGAGGGGATCGCGGTCTTGCGTTTGGATGCGGTACTGGAGTTGGGCTCGGCTCTCGGGACGTCGCTGCGGCAGGGGGCTGCATCGGGCGCCGGGACGGCGCTGAACGGTCTCGATGGCCTCCTGTTCAGCCGCCTGCGCGTCTGGTGGTACGGGTTCGATCCGCGCGTCATCCCGATCGAGGCGACGCCCGAGCCGGAACCCGTCGAGGACGTGCGTGACGTCGCGGAGGAGCCGGTTGACCGCCTGGCGCTGGCGCAGAAGATCTGGGGATCGGGCTTCCTGGTGCCGGGCGGCGCCGACTATGTCATGACGATGGTGAAGCTGTTCGGCGTCAATCCCGCCATGAGCATGCTGGATTTGAGCGCCGGCCTCGGCGGACCGTCGCGCCACGTCTCGCAATTCTTCGACGTCTACATCACGGCGATGGAGCGGGCACCCGAGATCGCCAAGCGCGGCCACGGCATGTCGGTCGATGCGGGTCTCGGCCGCAAGGTGCCGATCACCGCCTATGATCCGGAGACGGTCGAGCTCAAGCCGCACGCCTTCGATTGCGCCTATGGCGAATATTTGACCGCGTCGGTCGCGGCCAAGGACCGGTTCTTCCGCGAGGTGATGCGCAGCCTCAAGGCACGCGGGCAGTTCAGCTTCGTCGATTTCGTGCTGGCCGAGGGCGAGCTCGAGGATCCGCGGCTCGACGCGCTGCGCAGGCTCGAGCGCTTCACCCCCATGCCCTGGCGGGTGAAGCAATATACCGACTGCCTCAACGCCGCCGGCTTCGACGTGCGCATCGCCGAGAACCATACCGAGCACTATATCCGCCACGTGGCACTCGGCTGGGCGCAGTTCGTGCAGACCTATGACGTGAAGCTGATGACGCGGGCGACCCAGCGCGCCGTGGCCGAGGAGGCCGAGCTCTGGATGACGCGGATTGCCGCGATCCAGAGCGGCGTGCTGCAGGTCTATCGTTTCTACGCGGTGTCGACCTACGGCAGTGTCAGCTGATTCCCCCTGGCCGTCCCCCGGCCATCCCGCTCCGGCGCCCCGCAGCCCCTGCAGGCGCGCGTTGCGTCGAAAGGTGGCTGCGGTGGATTGACAGGGGCAGGGCATTACCATAGGTTCCGCGGCTTCCAAGTTTATCCATGCCGCATCGCCAGGGCTCGTCATGAAGATCGTGAATTCGCTGAAGACGCTGAAGAAGCGCGACAAGAACTGCCGCGTTGTGCGCCGCAAGGGCCGCGTCTACGTGATCAACAAGGCCAACCCGCGCTTCAAGGCCCGCCAGGGCTGAGCCGGGCGAGGTCCCAAGCGACCTCGCGCCTTCAAGACCGCGTTACATAGGATCGCGTTACAGGCGAAAGGCTGACGAATCGAGGATTCGTCGGCCTTTCGTCATTTCGGTGCATCCGTCCGCCGTCGAAACTCCGGCCTTGCCAGCCTCGCCGCCGGGCTGAGATCATGAGTCCCAACATATTGGGCTGGGGGCCGGCCATCCATCCGGCCGCCGGCCATGGGATTGGGACGGAATTCGCCGATGAAGATGCCGACTCCGGACGCCGCCATCGTCGCGCGCCGGCGCGAGATCGCCGATCATCTGCAGCGCTTGCTTGCGCCCGAATCGGTGATCGCGTCCGACGAGGAGCGCCGCGTCTATGAGAGCGACGGGCTCACCGCCTATCGCCAGCCGCCGCTCATCGCAGTGCTGCCGAGCTCGACGGCCGAGGTCTCGGCGGTGCTGGCCTATTGCCAGGTGGAAGGTATCAAGATCGTGCCGCGTGGCGCCGGCACGTCGCTCTCAGGCGGGGCACTGCCGCTCGCCGACGCCATCACGCTGGGCCTGGGCAAGCTCAACCGGGTGCTGGAGATCGATCTCCCGAACCGGACGGTGACGGTGCAGCCGGGCGTCACCAACCTCGGCATCACCCGCGCGGTCGAGCATGCCGGCTTCTATTACGCGCCCGATCCGTCGAGCCAGATCGCCTGCACGATCGGCGGCAATATCGCCGAGAATTCGGGCGGCGTGCACTGCCTCAAATACGGGCTCACGACCAACAACGTGCTCGGCCTCGAATTCGTGCTGATGAACGGCGAGGTCGTGCGGCTCGGCGGCAAGCACCTCGATGCCGGCGGCTACGATCTCATGGGCGTGCTGACCGGGTCCGAGGGCCTGCTGGGCGTCGTGACCGAGGTCACGGTGCGGGTGTTGCCAAAGCCGTCGCACTTGAAGGCCATGATGATCGGCTTCCCCACAAGCGAGCAGGCCGGCGAATGCGTCGCGCGCGTCATCGCCGGCGGCATCATCCCGGCCGGCATGGAGATGATGGACAAACCCGCGATCCATGCGGCCGAGGCGTTCGTCCACGTGGGCTATCCGCTCGACGTCGGCGCACTCCTGATCATCGAGCTCGACGGGCCGGAATGCGAGATCGACGCCTATATGGTGCGGATCGAGGCGATCGCCGGCGAGTGCAGCGCCGTCTCGTGCCGCGTCAGCCGGAGCGAGGCGGAGCGGCTGGGATTCTGGGCCGGCCGCAAGGCAGCCTTCCCGGCGGTCGGTCGTATTTCGCCCGACTATTACTGCATGGACGGCACGATCCCACGCCGCCGGCTTGCCGAGGTGCTGGCGCGGATGGAGGCGCTGTCGGCGCAATATGGCCTCAAGGTCGCGAACGTGTTCCATGCCGGCGACGGCAATCTGCACCCGCTCATCCTCTATGACGCGAACCAGCCCGGCGAGCTCGAGCGTTGCGAAGAGTTCGGCGCCGAGATCCTCAAGCTCTGCGTCGAGGTCGGCGGCGTGCTGACCGGCGAGCACGGCGTCGGCGTCGAGAAGCGCGACCTGATGCCGGCGATGTTCGACGAACACGACCTCGATCATCAGATGCGGCTCAAATGCGCCTTCGACCCGGACCATCTGCTCAATCCGGGCAAGGTATTCCCGCAGCTGCGCCGCTGCGCCGAACTCGGCCGCATGCATGTGCACCACGGCGAGCTGCCGTTCCCGGACCTGGAGCGCTTCTAGCGCGTCTCATAAGAGAAGCCGATCGATGAATGTGCTGAGACCCGACAGTGCCGCCGCGGTCGAGGAGGCGATTGCGACCGCCGCCGCGGAGCGGACCCCGCTCGAGATCACGGGCGCCGGCACCAAGCGCGGATGGGGGCGGCCGGTCGAGGCGGCTCAAGGGCTGTCGCTTGCCGGCCTGCGCGGCATCACGCTCTACGAGGCGGAAGAGCTGGTGCTCTCGGCCCGCGCCGGCACGACGCTCGCCGAGATCGAGCTGTCGCTGGCGCAGAAGGGCCAGCAGCTGGCATTCGAGCCGCCGGACTGGGCGGGGCTCTACGGGGCGGCACCCGGTACGCAGACCATCGGCGGCATCATCGCCTGCAACCTCGCGGGGCCGCGGCGGCTCACTGCCGGGGCGGCGCGCGACCACCTCCTGGGCTTCCACGCCGTGAGCGGCCGGGGCGAACCGTTCAAGAGCGGCGGGCGGGTGGTCAAGAACGTCACCGGCTTCGACCTGTCGAAGCTGATGGCGGGCTCGTTCGGCACGCTCGCCGTCATGACCGAGGTGACGCTCAAGGTGCTGCCCCGGCCGGAGACGGCGGCGACCCTGCTGCTGCTGGGCCAGGATGCTGCGACCGCGGTCGGCTCGATGGCAGCCGCACTCGGCAGCTCGAACGAGGTCTCGGGTGCGGCCTGGCTGCCCGCGACGCTCGCTGGGCGGCTCGGCATCGGCGAGGGAGCGGCGGTGACGGCGCTGCGCTTCGAGGGCCTGGCCGAATCGGTGGCATACCGCGTGGCGGCGCTGGGCTCGCTCATTCCCGGCGCCGCGGCTCGGCTCGAGGGGGTGGCGTCGGACGCGTTCTGGCGCGCCGTCGGCAACGCCGACCCGCTGGCATCCGACCCGCTGGCATCCGATCCGCCGGCATCCGACCCGGCGCGCGATCTCTGGCGCGTCTCGGTGGCGCCGCTCGACGGTGCCCGGCTGATCGCAGCCCTGCCGGAGGCCGAGGCCTATCTCGACTGGGCGGGCGGGCTCGTCTGGCTGGCGCTGCCGGCCTCGACCGACGGCGGTGCCGCGCGGGTACGGCAGG
This genomic interval carries:
- the glcE gene encoding glycolate oxidase subunit GlcE; translated protein: MNVLRPDSAAAVEEAIATAAAERTPLEITGAGTKRGWGRPVEAAQGLSLAGLRGITLYEAEELVLSARAGTTLAEIELSLAQKGQQLAFEPPDWAGLYGAAPGTQTIGGIIACNLAGPRRLTAGAARDHLLGFHAVSGRGEPFKSGGRVVKNVTGFDLSKLMAGSFGTLAVMTEVTLKVLPRPETAATLLLLGQDAATAVGSMAAALGSSNEVSGAAWLPATLAGRLGIGEGAAVTALRFEGLAESVAYRVAALGSLIPGAAARLEGVASDAFWRAVGNADPLASDPLASDPPASDPARDLWRVSVAPLDGARLIAALPEAEAYLDWAGGLVWLALPASTDGGAARVRQAKGQAGHATLVRAGAEARARTQVFEPEPPALTALSRRIKASFDPLGLLNPGRMVEGR
- the ykgO gene encoding type B 50S ribosomal protein L36; translated protein: MKIVNSLKTLKKRDKNCRVVRRKGRVYVINKANPRFKARQG
- a CDS encoding methyltransferase domain-containing protein, whose protein sequence is MRLDAVLELGSALGTSLRQGAASGAGTALNGLDGLLFSRLRVWWYGFDPRVIPIEATPEPEPVEDVRDVAEEPVDRLALAQKIWGSGFLVPGGADYVMTMVKLFGVNPAMSMLDLSAGLGGPSRHVSQFFDVYITAMERAPEIAKRGHGMSVDAGLGRKVPITAYDPETVELKPHAFDCAYGEYLTASVAAKDRFFREVMRSLKARGQFSFVDFVLAEGELEDPRLDALRRLERFTPMPWRVKQYTDCLNAAGFDVRIAENHTEHYIRHVALGWAQFVQTYDVKLMTRATQRAVAEEAELWMTRIAAIQSGVLQVYRFYAVSTYGSVS
- a CDS encoding FAD-linked oxidase C-terminal domain-containing protein, with the translated sequence MKMPTPDAAIVARRREIADHLQRLLAPESVIASDEERRVYESDGLTAYRQPPLIAVLPSSTAEVSAVLAYCQVEGIKIVPRGAGTSLSGGALPLADAITLGLGKLNRVLEIDLPNRTVTVQPGVTNLGITRAVEHAGFYYAPDPSSQIACTIGGNIAENSGGVHCLKYGLTTNNVLGLEFVLMNGEVVRLGGKHLDAGGYDLMGVLTGSEGLLGVVTEVTVRVLPKPSHLKAMMIGFPTSEQAGECVARVIAGGIIPAGMEMMDKPAIHAAEAFVHVGYPLDVGALLIIELDGPECEIDAYMVRIEAIAGECSAVSCRVSRSEAERLGFWAGRKAAFPAVGRISPDYYCMDGTIPRRRLAEVLARMEALSAQYGLKVANVFHAGDGNLHPLILYDANQPGELERCEEFGAEILKLCVEVGGVLTGEHGVGVEKRDLMPAMFDEHDLDHQMRLKCAFDPDHLLNPGKVFPQLRRCAELGRMHVHHGELPFPDLERF